From a single Dendropsophus ebraccatus isolate aDenEbr1 chromosome 8, aDenEbr1.pat, whole genome shotgun sequence genomic region:
- the LOC138799011 gene encoding pancreatic triacylglycerol lipase-like isoform X2 — protein sequence MLLAVLMLLSMAVCVQGKTECFDDMICVSNDHPYWTLTRLISIFPQSPEEINTRLLLFTVNNTDQYQIIKPRNFSSLLQSHFDSSKNSVFIIHGYRDSGDAPWLKDMCQAILKKENVNCLCVDWSGGSNAIYFQAMNNIQVVGAEIAVFINILMEKFNYLLSLIHIIGHSLGAHAAGETGKRQPGIAKITGLDPARPGFEGESIVVSLDPSDADFVVVIHTDAGLIGFGMTKSIAHVDFFPNGKKRMPGCPESVTLDLATLSNIVGELSESVACNHVSSYYMFIESINNPSGFMGYCASSYSSFQKGAGFPCSNGSCSLMGYYTEPGDASPCREYYLNTGPRFNYQRWRYNVTVHIADNASTIASISLKMYNSSDFFDEQKIHSGSIVGGRTYSTLVDILFPPPITRVEFTRQNLLPFDHTPMLVDSVWVTYGPDGTRYDFCDQNDSGEDDIQILEPCL from the exons ATGTTGCTGGCGGTGCTGATGTTACTCTCTATGGCGGTATGTGTACAAG GTAAAACAGAATGCTTCGATGATATGATATGTGTCAGCAATGATCACCCGTACTGGACGCTGACCCGGCTGATCTCTATATTTCCACAATCTCCAGAAGAAATTAACACTCGGCTCCTTCTGTTTACGGTTAATAACACAGACCAATATCAG ATTATCAAACCCAGAAATTTCTCCTCTCTCCTACAATCGCATTTTGATAGCAGCAAAAACTCTGTGTTCATTATCCATGGATACAGGGACAGCGGTGATGCCCCCTGGCTGAAGGACATGTGCCAG GCAATTTTAAAAAAGGAGAATGTGAACTGCCTGTGCGTGGATTGGAGCGGAGGGTCCAACGCCATCTATTTCCAGGCAATGAACAACATCCAGGTTGTCGGGGCAGAAATTGCAGTTTTTATTAACATTCTTATG GAGAAATTTAACTATCTACTGTCTCTAATACACATAATCGGTCACAGTCTCGGAGCTCACGCAGCGGGTGAAACTGGAAAAAGGCAACCGGGAATTGCAAAAATAACTG GTCTGGATCCGGCTCGTCCTGGTTTTGAGGGAGAATCTATTGTAGTCTCGCTGGATCCATCAGACGCTGATTTTGTTGTCGTCATTCACACTGATGCAG GTCTGATCGGGTTTGGGATGACAAAGTCTATCGCTCACGTGGATTTCTTCCCAAATGGAAAGAAGAGAATGCCGGGATGTCCCGAGAGTGTGACCCTGGACCTGGCGACGCTATCTAACATTGTCGGAG AGCTTTCTGAGAGCGTTGCGTGTAATCACGTCTCCAGTTACTACATGTTCATAGAATCAATCAACAACCCAAGCGGCTTCATGGGTTACTGCGCCTCCAGCTACAGCTCCTTCCAGAAG GGTGCCGGATTCCCCTGTTCTAATGGCAGCTGTTCCCTTATGGGCTATTACACAGAACCTGGAGATGCGTCACCTTGCCGAGAGTATTACCTGAACACTGGACCGCGATTCAACTACCAGC GCTGGAGATACAATGTCACCGTACACATTGCAGATAACGCCAGCACCATCGCATCTATCAGCCTCAAAATGTATAATTCTTCAGATTTCTTTGATGAACAAAAAATACACAG CGGCTCTATAGTTGGTGGCAGGACGTACTCCACCCTCGTTGACATCCTCTTCCCTCCTCCTATTACCCGGGTGGAGTTTACCAGACAGAACCTCCTTCCCTTCGATCATACCCCAATGCTGGTGGACTCTGTGTGGGTGACTTACGGTCCTGACGGGACACG ATATGACTTCTGTGACCAGAATGACAGCGGAGAAGATGACATCCAGATCCTAGAGCCGTGTCTATAA
- the LOC138799011 gene encoding pancreatic triacylglycerol lipase-like isoform X1 has product MGIWRKMLLAVLMLLSMAVCVQGKTECFDDMICVSNDHPYWTLTRLISIFPQSPEEINTRLLLFTVNNTDQYQIIKPRNFSSLLQSHFDSSKNSVFIIHGYRDSGDAPWLKDMCQAILKKENVNCLCVDWSGGSNAIYFQAMNNIQVVGAEIAVFINILMEKFNYLLSLIHIIGHSLGAHAAGETGKRQPGIAKITGLDPARPGFEGESIVVSLDPSDADFVVVIHTDAGLIGFGMTKSIAHVDFFPNGKKRMPGCPESVTLDLATLSNIVGELSESVACNHVSSYYMFIESINNPSGFMGYCASSYSSFQKGAGFPCSNGSCSLMGYYTEPGDASPCREYYLNTGPRFNYQRWRYNVTVHIADNASTIASISLKMYNSSDFFDEQKIHSGSIVGGRTYSTLVDILFPPPITRVEFTRQNLLPFDHTPMLVDSVWVTYGPDGTRYDFCDQNDSGEDDIQILEPCL; this is encoded by the exons ATGGGGATCTGGAGAAAG ATGTTGCTGGCGGTGCTGATGTTACTCTCTATGGCGGTATGTGTACAAG GTAAAACAGAATGCTTCGATGATATGATATGTGTCAGCAATGATCACCCGTACTGGACGCTGACCCGGCTGATCTCTATATTTCCACAATCTCCAGAAGAAATTAACACTCGGCTCCTTCTGTTTACGGTTAATAACACAGACCAATATCAG ATTATCAAACCCAGAAATTTCTCCTCTCTCCTACAATCGCATTTTGATAGCAGCAAAAACTCTGTGTTCATTATCCATGGATACAGGGACAGCGGTGATGCCCCCTGGCTGAAGGACATGTGCCAG GCAATTTTAAAAAAGGAGAATGTGAACTGCCTGTGCGTGGATTGGAGCGGAGGGTCCAACGCCATCTATTTCCAGGCAATGAACAACATCCAGGTTGTCGGGGCAGAAATTGCAGTTTTTATTAACATTCTTATG GAGAAATTTAACTATCTACTGTCTCTAATACACATAATCGGTCACAGTCTCGGAGCTCACGCAGCGGGTGAAACTGGAAAAAGGCAACCGGGAATTGCAAAAATAACTG GTCTGGATCCGGCTCGTCCTGGTTTTGAGGGAGAATCTATTGTAGTCTCGCTGGATCCATCAGACGCTGATTTTGTTGTCGTCATTCACACTGATGCAG GTCTGATCGGGTTTGGGATGACAAAGTCTATCGCTCACGTGGATTTCTTCCCAAATGGAAAGAAGAGAATGCCGGGATGTCCCGAGAGTGTGACCCTGGACCTGGCGACGCTATCTAACATTGTCGGAG AGCTTTCTGAGAGCGTTGCGTGTAATCACGTCTCCAGTTACTACATGTTCATAGAATCAATCAACAACCCAAGCGGCTTCATGGGTTACTGCGCCTCCAGCTACAGCTCCTTCCAGAAG GGTGCCGGATTCCCCTGTTCTAATGGCAGCTGTTCCCTTATGGGCTATTACACAGAACCTGGAGATGCGTCACCTTGCCGAGAGTATTACCTGAACACTGGACCGCGATTCAACTACCAGC GCTGGAGATACAATGTCACCGTACACATTGCAGATAACGCCAGCACCATCGCATCTATCAGCCTCAAAATGTATAATTCTTCAGATTTCTTTGATGAACAAAAAATACACAG CGGCTCTATAGTTGGTGGCAGGACGTACTCCACCCTCGTTGACATCCTCTTCCCTCCTCCTATTACCCGGGTGGAGTTTACCAGACAGAACCTCCTTCCCTTCGATCATACCCCAATGCTGGTGGACTCTGTGTGGGTGACTTACGGTCCTGACGGGACACG ATATGACTTCTGTGACCAGAATGACAGCGGAGAAGATGACATCCAGATCCTAGAGCCGTGTCTATAA